Proteins encoded within one genomic window of Bradyrhizobium sp. 186:
- a CDS encoding phasin family protein, translated as MTDFSSIQQHLTAITTAQTDFAKSSFEASKAYFEKLATVKSPDKFTELTAEYAKSAQETFFAEATKIGNLYKTFAQEAFKPITSSFLPK; from the coding sequence ATGACCGATTTTTCCAGCATTCAGCAGCATCTTACCGCTATTACAACCGCCCAGACCGATTTCGCGAAGTCGTCGTTCGAGGCCAGCAAGGCCTATTTCGAAAAGCTTGCAACCGTGAAGTCCCCCGACAAGTTCACGGAATTGACAGCCGAATACGCCAAGTCTGCACAAGAGACGTTCTTCGCCGAAGCGACCAAGATCGGCAACCTCTACAAGACCTTTGCGCAGGAAGCCTTCAAGCCGATCACTTCAAGCTTTCTGCCCAAGTGA
- a CDS encoding site-specific integrase, with the protein MDGARYLEDGKLTVFRRAGTYYARLRLSPGKYVTRSLKTTVEENAVQLGRRLLFQLEHRTEQGLPPKSKLFAAVIDDYIAYRERDHAHGKTSAGMLRQIRRVSKFWRDYVGELAVEDIDDKAMREFIPWRRDYYASFDKLPKNARRHPTDKTIQWDMMLGKAIVKWASEQGMRGSKPNITATYTPKKKRVRPAFEQWEFRQLWRTMCRRIKTARDVRTRKSRELLQIYVLVVACTGFRPGEANKLKVRDVHPFKDEKGRNNYRFVVRGKTGERDAIVRSVAVRRLDRFLTKRRGEDPAGPLFAMHDGSKITTLIDQLNAALKEARIERSTFGEKYSIYSLRHFYAVNALRNGVGVFEVARNMGTSVEIIQEYYGKQATAAVFATRLGD; encoded by the coding sequence ATGGACGGCGCTCGCTATCTTGAGGATGGCAAGCTTACGGTTTTTCGTCGGGCAGGCACCTACTACGCCCGCCTGCGGCTTTCACCGGGGAAATATGTAACTCGGTCGTTGAAGACGACGGTCGAGGAGAATGCTGTACAGCTCGGTCGAAGGCTGCTGTTCCAATTAGAACACAGGACCGAGCAAGGCCTTCCGCCAAAATCCAAATTGTTCGCAGCCGTCATCGACGACTACATTGCTTACCGTGAGCGGGATCATGCGCACGGCAAAACCTCAGCTGGGATGCTGAGGCAGATCAGGAGAGTTTCGAAGTTCTGGCGGGATTATGTGGGCGAGTTGGCCGTCGAGGATATCGATGACAAGGCGATGCGGGAATTCATTCCGTGGCGCCGGGACTATTATGCGTCGTTCGATAAGCTGCCAAAGAACGCCAGGCGCCATCCAACAGACAAGACAATTCAGTGGGACATGATGCTCGGCAAGGCCATTGTGAAATGGGCTTCTGAGCAAGGGATGCGAGGCAGCAAGCCAAATATCACCGCAACGTATACGCCCAAAAAGAAGCGAGTGCGGCCTGCATTTGAGCAATGGGAATTTCGTCAGCTGTGGCGGACGATGTGCAGGCGCATCAAGACAGCTCGTGACGTGCGAACAAGGAAGAGCCGAGAGCTGCTGCAAATATACGTATTGGTAGTAGCTTGCACCGGTTTCCGACCTGGAGAGGCGAACAAGCTCAAGGTTCGAGACGTTCACCCATTCAAAGACGAAAAGGGCCGCAACAATTACCGTTTCGTCGTGAGAGGCAAAACAGGAGAGCGGGATGCGATCGTCAGATCGGTCGCTGTCAGGCGGTTAGACAGATTCTTGACAAAGCGACGGGGCGAAGATCCGGCAGGGCCTCTGTTCGCTATGCACGACGGATCTAAAATCACCACCCTGATTGACCAGCTGAACGCCGCACTGAAAGAGGCCAGGATAGAGCGGAGCACATTCGGCGAGAAGTATTCCATTTACAGCTTGCGGCACTTCTATGCAGTCAATGCGCTGAGGAATGGAGTTGGGGTCTTCGAGGTTGCTCGCAACATGGGTACGTCTGTTGAGATCATTCAGGAGTACTACGGCAAGCAGGCCACGGCAGCTGTGTTTGCGACCAGGCTCGGGGATTAG
- the secA gene encoding preprotein translocase subunit SecA: MIGALARKFFGSANDRRVKGYQSRVSAINALEPEVSKLSDEALKARTADFKKELAEGKTLDDLLVPAFATVREAAKRTLGQRHFDVQLIGGMVLHEGDIAEMKTGEGKTLVATLAVYLNALAGKGIHVVTVNDYLARRDSGWMGQIYSFLGMTTGVIVHGLDDAERKAAYACDITYGTNNEYGFDYLRDNMKYRLEDMVQRPHFYAIVDEVDSILIDEARTPLIISGPLDDRSDFYNTIDGFLPKLDKTDYEVDEKQRTVTLTEAGMEKIETLLRDAGQLKGESLYDVENVSVVHHINQALRAHTLFTRDKDYIVRDDEVVIIDEFTGRMMQGRRYSEGLHQALEAKEHVQVQPENQTLASITFQNYFRMYEKLSGMTGTALTEADELFDIYKLEVVEIPTNVPVGRLDEDDEVYRTHKEKYSAILAEIERANSRLQPVLVGTASIEKSEVLAEFLKSNGYKQIDFGKENALDKLYAAARAGKPAKLFAVLNARFHEQEAYIVAEAGVPGAITIATNMAGRGTDIKLGGSLDMRLQQETAGIEDEAEKAKKIEQIKADVERFRDIVLKAEEIVEIEPAKGAKPARTVTKPGGLYIMGSERHESRRIDNQLRGRSGRQGDPGRSKFFLSLEDDLMRIFGSDRLDSMLQRLGLQEGEAIIHPWINKALEKAQQKVEARNFDIRKNLLKFDNVQNDQRKVIFDQRVELMKDESVAETIADMRHAFIDDLVAKHVPQHAYAEQWDTAGLKEELKRVLDLDLPVEDWAKEEGIADEELLTRIETRADEHMAAKVGQWGPDVMRYVEKTILLQTLDHLWREHLIMLDHLRQVIGLRGYGQRDPLQEYKTEAFNLFQEMSAHLREAVTAQLMRVEIVPPEQEAPIMPQMEAHKFDPNTGEDEMALASVTLGAQATDAALRDPKNPASWGKIGRNEDCPCGSGKKYKHCHGRYA, translated from the coding sequence ATGATCGGCGCGCTCGCCCGCAAGTTTTTCGGCTCCGCCAACGACCGGCGGGTGAAGGGATATCAGTCCCGCGTCAGCGCGATCAACGCGCTGGAGCCCGAGGTGTCAAAACTCTCGGACGAGGCGCTCAAGGCCCGCACAGCCGACTTCAAGAAAGAGCTCGCCGAAGGCAAGACGCTGGACGACCTGCTGGTGCCGGCCTTCGCCACCGTGCGCGAGGCCGCCAAGCGCACGCTCGGCCAGCGCCATTTCGACGTCCAGCTGATCGGCGGCATGGTGCTGCACGAGGGCGACATCGCCGAGATGAAGACCGGCGAAGGCAAGACGCTGGTTGCAACGCTCGCGGTCTATCTCAACGCGCTCGCCGGCAAGGGCATCCACGTCGTCACCGTCAACGACTACCTCGCCCGCCGCGACTCCGGCTGGATGGGCCAGATTTACAGCTTCCTCGGCATGACGACGGGCGTGATCGTCCACGGCCTCGACGATGCCGAGCGCAAGGCGGCCTATGCCTGCGACATCACCTACGGCACCAACAACGAATACGGTTTCGACTATCTGCGCGACAACATGAAGTACCGGCTCGAGGACATGGTCCAGCGGCCGCACTTCTACGCGATCGTCGACGAGGTCGACTCCATCCTGATCGACGAAGCGCGTACGCCGCTGATCATCTCCGGCCCGCTCGACGACCGTTCGGACTTCTACAACACCATCGACGGCTTCCTGCCCAAGCTCGACAAGACCGACTATGAGGTCGACGAGAAGCAGCGCACGGTGACGCTGACCGAAGCCGGCATGGAGAAGATCGAGACGCTGCTGCGCGACGCCGGCCAGCTCAAGGGCGAATCGCTCTACGACGTCGAGAACGTCTCCGTCGTGCACCACATCAACCAGGCACTGCGCGCCCACACGCTGTTCACCCGCGACAAGGACTACATCGTCCGCGACGACGAGGTCGTGATCATCGACGAGTTCACCGGACGCATGATGCAGGGCCGCCGCTATTCCGAAGGCCTGCATCAGGCGCTGGAAGCCAAGGAGCATGTGCAGGTTCAGCCGGAAAACCAGACGCTGGCCTCGATCACCTTCCAGAACTATTTCCGGATGTATGAAAAGCTCTCCGGCATGACCGGCACGGCGTTGACCGAAGCCGACGAACTCTTTGACATCTACAAGCTCGAAGTCGTGGAGATCCCGACCAACGTGCCGGTAGGCCGCCTGGACGAGGACGACGAGGTCTATCGCACCCACAAGGAAAAATACTCGGCCATCCTCGCCGAGATCGAGCGTGCCAATTCGCGGCTCCAGCCGGTGCTCGTCGGCACGGCGTCGATCGAGAAGTCGGAAGTGCTGGCCGAATTCCTTAAATCGAACGGCTACAAGCAGATCGATTTCGGCAAGGAGAACGCGCTCGACAAGCTCTATGCCGCGGCCCGCGCCGGCAAGCCGGCCAAGCTGTTCGCGGTGCTGAATGCGCGCTTCCATGAGCAGGAAGCCTATATCGTCGCCGAAGCCGGCGTGCCCGGCGCGATCACGATCGCGACCAACATGGCCGGCCGCGGCACCGACATCAAGCTCGGCGGCTCGCTCGATATGCGTCTCCAGCAGGAGACCGCGGGCATCGAGGACGAGGCGGAGAAGGCCAAGAAGATCGAGCAGATCAAGGCCGACGTCGAGCGCTTCCGCGACATCGTGCTGAAGGCGGAAGAGATCGTCGAGATCGAGCCGGCGAAGGGTGCGAAGCCCGCCAGGACCGTGACGAAGCCCGGAGGCCTCTACATCATGGGCTCCGAGCGGCACGAATCCCGCCGCATCGACAACCAGCTCCGCGGCCGTTCCGGCCGCCAGGGCGACCCCGGCCGCTCAAAGTTCTTCCTGTCGCTGGAAGACGATCTGATGCGCATCTTCGGCTCGGATCGCCTCGACAGCATGCTTCAGCGTCTCGGCCTGCAAGAGGGCGAGGCGATCATCCATCCCTGGATCAACAAGGCGCTGGAGAAGGCGCAGCAGAAGGTCGAAGCCCGCAACTTCGACATCCGCAAGAACCTGCTCAAGTTCGACAACGTCCAGAACGACCAGCGCAAGGTGATCTTCGACCAGCGCGTCGAGCTGATGAAGGACGAGAGCGTCGCCGAGACCATCGCCGACATGCGCCACGCCTTCATCGACGACCTCGTCGCCAAGCACGTGCCCCAGCATGCCTATGCCGAGCAGTGGGACACAGCCGGCCTCAAGGAAGAATTGAAGCGCGTGCTCGATCTCGACCTGCCGGTCGAGGATTGGGCCAAGGAAGAGGGCATCGCCGACGAGGAGCTGCTCACGCGCATCGAGACCCGCGCCGACGAGCACATGGCCGCCAAGGTGGGGCAATGGGGCCCCGACGTGATGCGTTACGTCGAGAAGACCATTCTGCTCCAGACGCTCGACCATCTCTGGCGCGAGCATTTGATCATGCTCGACCATCTGCGCCAGGTCATTGGCCTCCGCGGCTACGGCCAGCGCGATCCGTTGCAGGAGTACAAGACCGAGGCTTTCAATCTCTTCCAGGAGATGAGCGCGCATCTGCGCGAGGCCGTCACCGCGCAGCTGATGCGGGTCGAGATCGTCCCGCCGGAGCAGGAAGCGCCCATCATGCCGCAGATGGAAGCGCACAAGTTCGACCCGAACACCGGCGAGGACGAGATGGCGCTCGCCAGCGTCACGCTCGGAGCGCAGGCCACCGACGCCGCCCTTCGCGATCCGAAGAACCCCGCCAGCTGGGGCAAGATCGGTCGCAACGAGGACTGCCCGTGCGGCTCGGGCAAGAAGTACAAGCACTGCCACGGGCGGTACGCTTAG
- a CDS encoding peptidylprolyl isomerase — MTTSFPVTKTGLRFGLATALVGCLALALIAGPGRAADDPVLAKVNGSEIKKSDVAMAEEELGPSLAQMDPATKDENVLSFLIDMKIVAKAAEDKKVGDTEEFKKRAAFARNRLLMDGLLAQEGKAATTDDAMKKVYEEASKQITGEQEVHARHILVETEDEAKAVKAELDKGADFAELAKKKSKDPGSADGGDLGFFTKEQMVPEFSAVAFVLEPGKISDPVKSQFGWHIIKVEEKRSRKAPDFGQVKAQIETYVTRKAQADFVAKLRAEAKVERLDQPADAAKTDAKPADAAKPSDAKPSDSKMAPPAKK, encoded by the coding sequence ATGACCACCTCGTTCCCGGTAACGAAAACCGGCCTGCGCTTCGGCCTCGCCACCGCCCTCGTGGGCTGCCTTGCGCTGGCGCTGATCGCGGGTCCCGGCCGGGCTGCCGATGATCCGGTTTTGGCAAAGGTCAATGGCTCGGAAATCAAGAAGAGCGACGTCGCCATGGCCGAAGAGGAACTCGGGCCGAGCCTTGCGCAGATGGATCCGGCGACCAAGGACGAGAACGTGCTGTCCTTCCTGATCGACATGAAGATCGTCGCCAAGGCCGCCGAGGACAAGAAGGTCGGCGACACCGAGGAATTCAAGAAGCGCGCGGCGTTCGCCCGCAACCGCCTCCTGATGGATGGCCTGCTCGCCCAGGAAGGCAAGGCCGCGACCACCGACGACGCCATGAAGAAGGTCTACGAGGAGGCCTCCAAGCAGATCACCGGCGAGCAGGAAGTGCACGCCCGCCACATCCTGGTCGAGACCGAGGACGAGGCCAAGGCGGTGAAGGCCGAGCTCGACAAGGGCGCCGATTTCGCCGAGCTCGCCAAGAAGAAGTCCAAGGATCCGGGCTCCGCCGACGGCGGCGACCTCGGCTTCTTCACCAAGGAGCAGATGGTGCCGGAATTCTCGGCGGTGGCCTTCGTGCTCGAGCCGGGCAAGATCTCGGACCCCGTGAAGTCGCAGTTCGGCTGGCACATCATCAAGGTCGAGGAGAAGCGCAGCCGCAAGGCGCCGGACTTCGGCCAGGTCAAGGCCCAGATCGAGACCTACGTCACCCGCAAGGCCCAGGCCGACTTCGTCGCCAAGCTCCGCGCCGAGGCCAAGGTCGAGCGACTGGACCAGCCGGCGGATGCGGCGAAAACCGACGCCAAGCCGGCCGATGCGGCCAAGCCGTCCGATGCGAAGCCGTCCGACAGCAAGATGGCGCCGCCGGCGAAGAAGTAA
- the argJ gene encoding bifunctional glutamate N-acetyltransferase/amino-acid acetyltransferase ArgJ, whose product MSSTVSPLAPKTVPDMPAIAGVRLATAEAGIRYKNRTDVLLAVMDKGTAVAGVFTKSKCPSAPVEWCRAKLKGGKAQALVVNSGNANAFTGKTGRGSTALTAKIAAKAVGCSESEIFLASTGVIGEPLDATKFDGVLGRLAESAEPASWLDAAKAIMTTDTFPKVATATVKLGKAKVTINGMAKGAGMIAPDMATMLSFVFTDAPIAPAALQALLKSGVEDTFNAVTIDGDTSTSDTLLAFATGAAAAQGAPKISRASDPRLKAFVKAFHRVLANLAEQVARDGEGARKLVEITVEGATTKASARKIAMSIANSPLVKTAIAGEDANWGRVVMAVGKAGEPANRDKLSISFNGIRVAKSGARDPDYDEAQVSEAMKAPEIAIKVSLGLGKGRDRVLTCDLTKEYVAINGDYRS is encoded by the coding sequence ATGTCTTCCACCGTCTCCCCGCTCGCTCCCAAAACTGTTCCCGACATGCCCGCGATCGCGGGCGTCAGGCTCGCGACGGCCGAGGCCGGCATCCGCTACAAGAACCGCACCGATGTGCTGCTGGCGGTGATGGACAAGGGCACCGCGGTCGCGGGCGTCTTCACCAAGTCGAAATGCCCGTCCGCGCCGGTCGAATGGTGCCGCGCCAAACTGAAGGGCGGCAAGGCGCAAGCGCTGGTGGTCAATTCCGGCAACGCCAATGCCTTCACCGGCAAGACCGGCCGTGGGTCCACCGCGCTGACCGCGAAGATCGCGGCCAAGGCCGTCGGCTGCAGCGAGAGCGAGATCTTCCTCGCCTCGACCGGCGTGATCGGCGAGCCGCTGGATGCGACCAAGTTCGACGGCGTGCTCGGACGCCTCGCCGAGAGCGCGGAGCCCGCGAGCTGGCTCGACGCGGCCAAGGCGATCATGACCACCGACACCTTCCCGAAGGTTGCGACCGCGACCGTGAAGCTCGGCAAGGCCAAGGTCACCATCAACGGCATGGCCAAGGGCGCCGGTATGATCGCGCCGGACATGGCGACGATGCTGTCGTTCGTCTTCACCGACGCGCCGATCGCGCCCGCCGCGTTGCAAGCGCTGCTCAAGAGCGGCGTCGAGGATACGTTCAACGCGGTGACGATCGACGGCGACACTTCCACCTCGGACACGCTGCTCGCCTTCGCGACGGGAGCTGCGGCTGCGCAAGGCGCGCCGAAGATCAGCCGCGCCAGCGACCCGCGCCTGAAGGCTTTCGTCAAGGCGTTCCACCGTGTGCTCGCCAACCTCGCCGAGCAGGTGGCACGCGACGGCGAAGGCGCGCGCAAGCTGGTCGAGATCACCGTGGAAGGCGCGACGACGAAGGCGTCGGCGCGCAAGATCGCGATGTCGATTGCGAACTCGCCGCTGGTCAAGACCGCGATCGCCGGCGAGGACGCCAATTGGGGCCGCGTGGTGATGGCGGTCGGCAAGGCCGGCGAGCCCGCGAACCGCGACAAGCTCTCGATCTCCTTCAACGGCATCCGCGTCGCCAAGAGCGGCGCGCGCGATCCTGATTACGACGAGGCGCAGGTGTCGGAGGCGATGAAGGCGCCGGAGATCGCAATCAAGGTTTCGCTCGGCCTCGGTAAGGGCCGCGACCGCGTGCTGACTTGCGATCTCACCAAGGAATATGTCGCGATCAACGGGGATTACCGGTCGTAA
- the mutT gene encoding 8-oxo-dGTP diphosphatase MutT: MTDLKLTLVVACALIDADKRVLIAQRPAGKTLAGLWEFPGGKLEPGERPEQSLIRELHEELGITVAEPCLAPLTFASYAYETFHLLMPLYICRRWEGQVEAREGQTLAWVRANKLRDYPMPPADIPLIPHLIDLLM, from the coding sequence ATGACCGATCTCAAGCTCACACTGGTGGTGGCCTGCGCGCTGATCGACGCCGACAAGCGCGTCCTGATCGCGCAGCGCCCCGCAGGCAAGACGCTGGCCGGCCTGTGGGAATTTCCCGGCGGCAAGCTCGAGCCCGGCGAGCGGCCGGAGCAGAGCCTGATCCGCGAGCTGCACGAGGAGCTCGGCATCACCGTAGCCGAGCCGTGCCTGGCTCCGCTGACATTCGCAAGCTACGCCTACGAAACCTTCCACCTGCTGATGCCGCTCTACATCTGCCGGCGCTGGGAAGGACAGGTGGAGGCGCGCGAAGGCCAGACTCTCGCCTGGGTCCGCGCCAACAAGCTGCGCGACTACCCGATGCCGCCGGCGGACATTCCGCTGATCCCGCATTTGATTGATTTATTGATGTGA
- a CDS encoding methyltransferase domain-containing protein, with amino-acid sequence MAQDPQNPPALFDRALLHARQRRAQAQGAVSFLLDRVAEDMSDRLAAVMREFGAAADLWTPGEGLVGLRARLPSLQRIALGETGEEKLPFAPESLDLVVSALALQFVNDLPGVFAQIRRALRPDGLLLAAMIGGDSLTELRQAFAAAEAECEGGVSPRVAPFADLRDVGALLQRAGFALPVTDVDRVVVRYANAFALMQDLRRMGAANVLIERRRTPSRRATLLRVAEIYAERFADSDGRIRATFDIIWLSGWAPHASQQQPLKPGSAKASLAEAVKKAGET; translated from the coding sequence ATGGCCCAAGACCCGCAGAATCCGCCCGCCCTGTTCGATCGTGCATTGCTGCATGCGCGGCAGCGCCGCGCACAGGCGCAAGGTGCGGTGAGCTTCCTGCTCGATCGGGTCGCCGAGGACATGTCCGACCGGTTGGCTGCGGTGATGCGGGAGTTTGGCGCGGCGGCCGATCTCTGGACACCCGGCGAGGGTCTCGTGGGGTTGCGTGCACGGCTGCCGTCGCTTCAGCGGATTGCGCTTGGCGAAACGGGCGAGGAGAAGCTCCCCTTCGCCCCCGAAAGTCTCGATCTCGTCGTCTCGGCGCTGGCGTTGCAATTCGTCAACGACCTGCCGGGCGTGTTCGCGCAGATCCGCCGCGCGCTGAGGCCGGACGGGTTGTTGCTGGCGGCGATGATCGGCGGCGACAGCCTGACGGAGCTGCGTCAGGCCTTTGCCGCCGCGGAAGCTGAATGCGAGGGCGGCGTGTCACCGCGCGTAGCGCCCTTCGCTGACTTGCGCGACGTCGGGGCGCTGTTGCAGCGGGCGGGCTTTGCACTGCCGGTCACCGACGTCGACCGCGTCGTGGTGCGCTACGCCAATGCGTTCGCACTGATGCAGGATCTCCGGCGCATGGGCGCGGCCAATGTGCTGATCGAGCGGCGGCGCACACCGAGCCGGCGCGCGACGCTGCTGCGCGTGGCTGAGATCTATGCCGAGCGTTTTGCCGATTCCGACGGCCGTATCCGCGCGACGTTCGACATCATCTGGCTCTCCGGCTGGGCCCCGCATGCGAGCCAGCAGCAACCGTTGAAGCCAGGCTCGGCCAAGGCGAGCCTGGCGGAGGCGGTGAAGAAGGCGGGGGAGACGTAG
- the grxC gene encoding glutaredoxin 3, whose translation MTAAIEIYTRPGCGYCSAARSLLTRKTATFAEFDIAKNPSWREEMYDRAGDGATFPQIWIGGTHVGGCDDLYALDREGKLDAMLESVKAVS comes from the coding sequence ATGACTGCTGCTATCGAGATCTACACGAGGCCTGGCTGTGGCTATTGTTCCGCCGCCAGGTCGCTGCTGACCCGCAAGACGGCGACCTTCGCGGAATTCGATATCGCCAAGAACCCGTCCTGGCGCGAAGAGATGTACGACCGCGCCGGCGACGGCGCGACCTTCCCGCAGATCTGGATCGGCGGAACCCATGTCGGCGGTTGCGACGACCTCTACGCACTCGACCGCGAAGGCAAGCTCGACGCGATGCTCGAGAGCGTGAAGGCGGTTTCATGA
- a CDS encoding carbon-nitrogen hydrolase family protein, whose translation MTQDQTKDHQAKDRTFTAAMVQMRTGLMPGPSLEQATRLIRQAAANGADYVQTPEVSNMMQLNRKALFEQLRSEEDDASLKAYRALAAELKIHIHVGSLALRFSDEKAVNRSFLIGPEGNVLASYDKIHMFDIELPDGESYRESANYQPGETAVISDLPWGRVGLTICYDVRFPALYRALAESGASFITVPSAFTRKTGEAHWHVLLRSRAIETGCFIFAAAQAGLHENKRETFGHSLIIDPWGEILAEGDVEPGIIMAKIDPAKVETARRAIPSLQHGRRFGVADPKAGPDHLHLVRGSA comes from the coding sequence ATGACCCAGGATCAAACGAAAGACCATCAAGCCAAGGATCGTACCTTCACCGCTGCCATGGTGCAGATGCGCACCGGCCTGATGCCGGGGCCGAGCCTCGAGCAGGCGACCAGGCTGATCCGTCAGGCCGCGGCGAACGGCGCCGACTACGTGCAAACGCCGGAAGTCAGCAACATGATGCAGCTCAACCGCAAGGCGCTGTTCGAGCAGCTCCGGAGCGAAGAGGACGATGCGTCGCTGAAGGCCTACCGCGCGCTCGCGGCGGAGCTGAAGATCCACATCCATGTCGGTTCGCTGGCGCTGCGCTTCTCCGATGAGAAAGCGGTGAACCGCTCCTTCCTGATCGGGCCCGAGGGCAATGTGCTCGCGAGCTACGACAAGATCCACATGTTCGACATCGAGCTGCCGGACGGCGAGAGCTATCGGGAATCCGCCAACTACCAGCCGGGCGAGACGGCCGTGATCTCCGATCTGCCCTGGGGCCGGGTCGGGCTGACGATCTGCTACGACGTGCGTTTCCCGGCGCTCTACCGCGCGCTGGCCGAGAGCGGCGCCTCCTTCATCACCGTGCCGTCGGCCTTCACGCGCAAGACGGGCGAGGCGCATTGGCACGTGCTGCTGCGTTCGCGCGCTATCGAGACCGGCTGCTTCATCTTTGCCGCCGCGCAGGCCGGCCTGCACGAGAACAAGCGCGAAACCTTCGGCCACTCGCTGATCATCGATCCCTGGGGCGAGATCCTTGCCGAGGGCGACGTCGAGCCGGGCATCATCATGGCCAAGATCGACCCGGCCAAGGTGGAGACGGCGCGCCGGGCGATCCCGTCGCTCCAGCACGGCCGCCGTTTCGGTGTCGCCGATCCCAAGGCGGGGCCGGACCATCTGCACCTGGTGCGGGGATCGGCATGA
- a CDS encoding DUF1178 family protein, with the protein MIRYALHCDRGHEFESWFQSSSAYDSQVKRKLVTCPACGSAKVDKAIMAPRIVGKKGRGPATPPLEPATTTTAPEAAQSGPTSLMMAQEKELRTKLKELRDHIVKNADNVGERFANEARAMHYGDKEHRPIYGEASPDEAKSLIDEGIEVSPLPTLPEDRN; encoded by the coding sequence ATGATCCGCTACGCGCTCCACTGCGACCGGGGCCACGAATTCGAAAGCTGGTTCCAGAGCTCGTCCGCGTATGATTCGCAGGTCAAGCGCAAGCTCGTGACCTGCCCGGCGTGCGGTTCGGCCAAGGTCGACAAGGCGATCATGGCCCCGCGCATCGTCGGCAAGAAGGGCCGTGGACCCGCGACGCCGCCGCTGGAGCCCGCCACCACGACGACCGCGCCTGAGGCTGCGCAATCCGGACCGACCTCGCTGATGATGGCGCAGGAGAAGGAGCTGCGCACCAAGCTCAAAGAGCTGCGCGATCACATCGTGAAGAACGCCGACAATGTCGGCGAGCGATTCGCCAACGAAGCCCGCGCGATGCATTACGGCGACAAGGAGCACCGTCCGATCTACGGCGAGGCCTCGCCGGACGAGGCAAAATCGCTGATCGACGAAGGTATCGAGGTTTCACCGCTGCCGACGCTGCCGGAAGACCGGAACTGA
- a CDS encoding EamA family transporter translates to MLTVTSLWIPFTIIAASGQVARNAMQRSLTKPLGTWGATNIRFLFGFPFSVLFLAAVLIASGDHLSMPPSAFWPWLLLGALSQIVGTGLMLLAMNDRSFVVTTAYLKTEAIQTAIFGFVFLGDHLTWLKVLAIVIATVGVVITALRPGGEKSFAELKPTITGLVAAAAFALSAVGFRGAIITVPDVSFVTAASFTLVLGLFVQTLILTIYLLWRAPKVLQAILGLWKPSLFAGFMGAFSSQFWFLAFALTAAANVRTLALIEVLFAQGVAYYSFKQPIAPREIFGIVLIVVGVAVLVGV, encoded by the coding sequence ATGCTCACCGTCACCAGCCTCTGGATTCCCTTCACAATCATCGCCGCGTCCGGGCAGGTCGCGCGCAATGCGATGCAGCGATCGCTGACGAAACCGTTGGGGACCTGGGGCGCGACTAATATCCGTTTCCTGTTCGGCTTTCCGTTCTCGGTGCTGTTTTTGGCCGCGGTGCTGATCGCCTCCGGCGATCATCTCAGCATGCCGCCGTCGGCGTTTTGGCCATGGCTGCTGCTCGGCGCGCTCAGCCAGATCGTCGGCACCGGCTTGATGCTGCTCGCGATGAACGACCGCTCTTTCGTGGTGACGACGGCCTACCTCAAGACAGAGGCGATCCAGACCGCGATCTTCGGCTTCGTCTTCCTCGGTGATCACCTGACCTGGCTCAAGGTGCTCGCGATCGTGATCGCAACCGTCGGCGTGGTCATCACGGCGCTCCGACCCGGCGGCGAGAAGAGCTTTGCCGAATTGAAGCCAACCATCACCGGGCTCGTCGCGGCGGCGGCGTTCGCGCTTTCAGCGGTCGGCTTCCGCGGCGCCATCATCACCGTGCCCGACGTGTCCTTCGTGACGGCAGCGTCGTTCACGCTGGTGCTGGGCCTGTTCGTGCAGACGCTGATTCTGACCATCTACCTGCTCTGGCGCGCGCCGAAGGTCCTGCAAGCGATCCTTGGCCTATGGAAGCCGTCGCTGTTCGCCGGCTTCATGGGCGCCTTCTCGTCGCAGTTCTGGTTCCTGGCATTCGCACTGACGGCGGCCGCCAACGTCCGCACGCTCGCTTTGATCGAGGTGCTGTTCGCGCAAGGCGTGGCGTATTACTCGTTCAAGCAGCCGATCGCGCCGCGCGAGATTTTTGGCATCGTGCTGATCGTGGTCGGCGTGGCTGTGCTGGTGGGGGTGTAA